From Thermomonas sp. XSG, one genomic window encodes:
- a CDS encoding glycine zipper 2TM domain-containing protein, with protein MPKNNTLAVALAALLVGGVATAGYMNSRSNEGITAPSLAGGAATRAQVDFAEVVGVKPVTEREPLYATVIGSEPIRESNTTSTPREVCENVTVQERLPERDGNVGGTVAGAVIGGLVGNQVGGGNGRKLATVAGAVAGGYAGREVDRRHVGGQVVNRTDRRCRTVNSTSTSARTVAWNVTYRNPDGTTGSMRTDSKPGERIALGDAERTVGYDVTYRWNGQQRTVRMDQDPGTQLPVIDGRVVTQTASAEGTTLR; from the coding sequence ATGCCGAAGAACAACACTCTTGCCGTTGCGCTTGCCGCGCTGCTGGTTGGCGGTGTGGCCACCGCGGGCTACATGAACAGCCGCAGCAACGAGGGGATTACCGCGCCGTCGCTGGCCGGTGGCGCTGCCACGCGGGCGCAGGTCGATTTCGCCGAGGTCGTTGGCGTCAAGCCGGTGACCGAGCGCGAGCCGCTGTACGCCACCGTCATCGGCAGCGAGCCGATCCGGGAATCCAATACGACCAGCACGCCGCGAGAGGTCTGCGAGAACGTGACGGTGCAGGAGCGCCTGCCGGAGCGTGACGGCAACGTCGGCGGCACCGTCGCCGGCGCAGTCATCGGTGGCCTGGTCGGCAATCAGGTCGGCGGCGGCAATGGCCGCAAGCTGGCCACCGTGGCTGGCGCGGTGGCTGGTGGCTACGCGGGCCGCGAGGTCGACCGGCGCCACGTCGGCGGCCAGGTGGTCAATCGCACCGATCGCCGCTGCCGCACCGTCAACAGCACCTCCACCAGCGCCCGCACCGTGGCGTGGAACGTGACCTATCGCAACCCCGACGGCACCACCGGCAGCATGCGCACCGACAGCAAGCCCGGCGAGCGGATCGCCCTGGGGGATGCCGAGCGGACGGTGGGATATGACGTGACCTACCGCTGGAATGGCCAGCAGCGCACCGTGCGCATGGACCAGGATCCGGGCACGCAGCTTCCGGTGATCGATGGCCGGGTAGTGACCCAGACGGCCTCGGCTGAAGGCACGACGCTGCGCTGA
- a CDS encoding acyl-CoA dehydrogenase family protein, with translation MALHPYDLYDVRSLLSEEERAVQDTVARFTDERVRPIIGEAFDAGRFPKELVPEIAEMGLLGSSLPEKYGCAGLNGVSYGLICQELERGDSGIRSFVSVQSSLCMYPIYAYGSEEQRMRWLPDMAAGKVIGCFGLTEPHGGSDPANMKTHAKREGDDWVINGSKMWITNGNLADIAIVWAQTDDGIQGFLLEKGMPGFTAQEIKHKMSLRASVTSALFFDNVRVSDSSRLPNVKGLKGPLGCLTQARYGITWGPIGAAIACLDEVIHYTKERILFGRPVAATQSAQIKMAEMARRITLAQLLSLQLGRLKDAGTMQPAQVSLAKWNNCRMAIDIARECRDLLGGAGITTEHAAIRHALNLESVITYEGTETVHQLVIGRELTGINAF, from the coding sequence ATGGCCCTGCATCCGTACGATCTCTACGACGTCCGCTCCCTGCTGAGCGAGGAAGAACGCGCGGTGCAGGACACCGTGGCGCGCTTCACCGACGAACGCGTGCGCCCGATCATCGGCGAGGCCTTCGACGCGGGCCGCTTCCCGAAGGAACTGGTGCCGGAGATCGCCGAAATGGGCCTGCTGGGTTCGTCGCTGCCGGAGAAGTACGGCTGCGCAGGCCTCAACGGCGTCAGCTACGGCCTGATCTGCCAGGAGCTGGAGCGCGGCGATTCCGGCATCCGCAGCTTCGTCAGCGTGCAGAGCTCGCTGTGCATGTATCCCATCTACGCCTACGGCAGCGAAGAGCAGCGCATGCGCTGGCTGCCGGACATGGCCGCGGGCAAGGTGATCGGCTGCTTCGGCCTGACCGAGCCGCACGGCGGTTCCGACCCGGCCAACATGAAGACCCACGCCAAGCGCGAAGGCGATGACTGGGTGATCAACGGCAGCAAGATGTGGATCACCAACGGCAACCTGGCCGACATCGCCATCGTCTGGGCGCAGACCGACGACGGCATCCAGGGCTTCCTGCTGGAAAAGGGCATGCCCGGGTTCACCGCGCAGGAGATCAAGCACAAGATGTCACTGCGTGCCTCGGTCACCAGCGCGCTGTTCTTCGACAACGTGCGCGTGTCGGATTCCAGCCGCCTGCCCAACGTGAAGGGGCTGAAGGGTCCGCTGGGCTGCCTGACCCAGGCCCGCTACGGCATCACCTGGGGCCCGATCGGTGCCGCCATCGCCTGCCTGGACGAGGTGATCCACTACACCAAGGAACGCATCCTGTTCGGCCGCCCGGTGGCCGCCACCCAGAGCGCGCAGATCAAGATGGCCGAGATGGCCCGTCGCATCACCCTGGCGCAGCTGCTGTCGCTGCAGCTGGGCAGGTTGAAGGATGCCGGCACCATGCAGCCTGCGCAGGTTTCGCTGGCCAAGTGGAACAACTGCCGCATGGCCATCGACATCGCGCGCGAATGCCGCGACCTGCTGGGCGGCGCCGGCATCACCACCGAGCACGCGGCGATCCGCCATGCGCTGAACCTCGAGTCCGTGATCACCTATGAAGGCACCGAAACCGTGCACCAGCTGGTGATCGGCCGCGAGCTGACCGGCATCAACGCGTTCTGA
- a CDS encoding GNAT family N-acetyltransferase, giving the protein MEFGPTLETARLRLRVPQAGDFERFAEVLGNEEAARYIGGHQPRAAAWRRFLQMPGAWVVQGFGMFSVIDKASGRWLGQAGPWKPDGWPGNEIGWTFHPDAWGRGYATEAAVAALDWAFANLGWDDVIHCIDPANAASQALAQRLGSRNLGPVRLPAPYEDAPSEGWGQSRAHWAENRKRFA; this is encoded by the coding sequence ATGGAGTTCGGTCCCACCCTCGAAACCGCTCGCCTGCGCCTGCGCGTGCCGCAGGCGGGCGACTTCGAGCGCTTTGCCGAGGTGCTGGGCAACGAGGAGGCCGCGCGCTACATCGGTGGGCACCAGCCGCGCGCCGCGGCGTGGCGGCGCTTCCTGCAGATGCCGGGTGCTTGGGTGGTGCAGGGATTCGGCATGTTCTCGGTGATCGACAAGGCCAGCGGCCGCTGGCTGGGCCAGGCCGGGCCGTGGAAGCCGGATGGCTGGCCGGGCAACGAGATCGGCTGGACCTTCCATCCGGACGCCTGGGGCCGTGGCTATGCGACCGAAGCGGCCGTCGCCGCGCTCGACTGGGCCTTCGCCAACCTCGGCTGGGACGATGTCATCCACTGCATCGATCCGGCCAACGCCGCGTCGCAGGCGCTGGCGCAGCGCCTGGGTTCGCGCAACCTCGGCCCGGTGAGGCTGCCGGCGCCATACGAGGATGCGCCGTCCGAGGGCTGGGGCCAGAGCCGCGCGCACTGGGCGGAAAACCGGAAGCGTTTCGCATGA
- a CDS encoding glutathione S-transferase family protein, which translates to MIAVHGFSPSGNCHKVKLLLEQLGHDYRWIETNSAIGETRTPDYLAKNPNGKVPMLEREDGSVLVESNAILCWLADGTPFLPADPWQKAQALSWMFFEQYSHEPCIAVARFICGWTPLDSPRRAGLPTLRERGHAALAVMEQHLASHPWFTGSDYGIADIALYAYTCVAPHGGIALDAYPAVRDWLARVEAMPGFVPMPAPDAAAQALIDQST; encoded by the coding sequence ATGATCGCCGTGCACGGCTTCTCGCCCTCGGGCAATTGCCACAAGGTGAAGCTGCTGCTGGAGCAGCTTGGCCACGACTACCGCTGGATCGAAACCAACAGCGCGATCGGCGAAACGCGGACGCCGGACTACCTGGCGAAGAATCCGAACGGCAAGGTGCCGATGCTCGAGCGCGAGGACGGCAGCGTCCTGGTCGAGTCGAACGCGATCCTGTGCTGGCTGGCCGACGGCACGCCGTTCCTGCCGGCCGATCCGTGGCAGAAGGCGCAGGCGCTGTCGTGGATGTTCTTCGAGCAGTACAGCCACGAGCCCTGCATCGCGGTGGCGCGCTTCATCTGTGGCTGGACGCCGCTGGATTCGCCGCGCCGTGCCGGCCTGCCCACGCTGCGCGAACGCGGCCACGCCGCGCTGGCGGTGATGGAGCAGCACCTCGCGTCGCATCCGTGGTTCACCGGCAGCGATTACGGCATCGCCGACATCGCCCTGTATGCGTATACCTGCGTGGCCCCGCACGGCGGCATCGCGCTGGACGCGTACCCGGCCGTGCGCGACTGGCTGGCCCGCGTCGAGGCCATGCCCGGCTTCGTACCGATGCCGGCGCCGGACGCCGCGGCGCAGGCGCTGATCGACCAGTCCACCTGA
- a CDS encoding thiamine pyrophosphate-dependent enzyme encodes MFNTVPNPIPARMKGLNRAEICDVNFQEFVRGWNRHAQPKPAPDEAILDGSALDARGFRELFESQLISRHLDLMARVLRVQNKVFYTIGSSGHEGNAMVARAARHTDPAFLHYRSGGFMAERFRKLPGMDPIMDSALSFAASAEDPASGGRHKVWGSKPLWVLPQTSTIASHLPKALGTAVAIEAGKRLGVGLPIPDDSIAICSFGDASANHATAQTAFNAASWTAYQKLPAPVLYVCEDNGIGISVKTPTGWIGESFRNRPDLDYFFADGLDLAAGYGDVLRAVEHCRRTRRPTFLHLRTQRIMGHAGTDFEIEWRNIEELCAVEAGDPLLRSAAIALESGAMTKDEILALYEDTRRKCFAAAEDADSRPRIETLEHVMRPLAPYTPDKVQAEATRAPSHEARTKAFGGEDKLPEKQVPKHLAIQINQALHDLFAKYPETLLFGEDVAQKGGVYTVTKGLHKAFGNRRVFNTLLDETMILGMAQGFANMGMLPIPEIQYLAYLHNAIDQLRGEACSLQFFSDDQFRNPMVVRIAGLGYQRGFGGHFHNDNSVTALRDIPGLVVGCPSRGDDAAMMLRTLAALAKVDGRVTAFLEPIALYMTKDLYEAGDGQWLTEYPAPDQALVLGEERVYNADATDCVIFSFGNGMPMSLRAAREIEKKHGWKVRVVDLRWLVPLNHAAIAKHAGECDRIIVVDEGRFSAGIGEGVITAITEAGFGGKPIRRVVGADTYTPLAGAAFLVIPKDEDIVAAAATL; translated from the coding sequence ATGTTCAATACCGTTCCCAATCCCATCCCGGCCCGCATGAAGGGCCTCAACCGCGCCGAGATCTGCGACGTCAACTTCCAGGAGTTCGTGCGCGGCTGGAACCGGCACGCCCAGCCCAAGCCGGCGCCGGACGAGGCGATCCTCGATGGCAGCGCGCTGGACGCCCGCGGGTTCCGGGAGCTGTTCGAGTCGCAGCTGATTTCGCGCCACCTGGACCTGATGGCGCGCGTGCTGCGGGTGCAGAACAAGGTCTTCTACACCATCGGCTCCTCCGGCCACGAGGGCAACGCGATGGTCGCGCGCGCCGCGCGCCATACCGACCCGGCGTTCCTGCATTACCGCAGCGGCGGCTTCATGGCCGAGCGCTTCCGCAAGCTGCCGGGCATGGATCCGATCATGGATTCGGCGCTGAGCTTCGCCGCCAGCGCGGAAGACCCGGCCAGCGGCGGCCGCCACAAGGTCTGGGGCAGCAAGCCGTTGTGGGTGCTGCCGCAGACCTCGACGATTGCGTCCCACCTGCCGAAGGCGCTGGGCACCGCGGTGGCGATCGAAGCCGGCAAGCGCCTCGGCGTGGGCCTGCCGATCCCGGACGATTCCATCGCCATCTGCTCGTTCGGCGACGCTTCCGCCAACCACGCCACCGCGCAGACCGCGTTCAACGCGGCCAGCTGGACGGCCTACCAGAAGCTGCCGGCGCCGGTGCTGTACGTGTGCGAGGACAACGGCATCGGCATCTCGGTAAAAACGCCGACGGGCTGGATCGGCGAGAGCTTCCGCAACCGCCCCGACCTCGATTACTTCTTCGCCGACGGCCTGGATCTGGCCGCCGGCTATGGCGACGTGCTGCGCGCCGTCGAGCATTGCCGCCGCACCCGCCGGCCGACCTTCCTGCACCTGCGCACCCAGCGCATCATGGGCCACGCCGGCACCGACTTCGAGATCGAATGGCGCAACATCGAGGAGTTGTGCGCGGTGGAGGCAGGCGATCCGCTGCTGCGCTCGGCCGCGATCGCGCTGGAGTCCGGTGCGATGACGAAGGACGAGATCCTCGCGCTGTACGAGGACACCCGTCGCAAGTGCTTCGCCGCCGCCGAGGATGCCGACAGCCGCCCGCGCATCGAGACGCTGGAGCACGTGATGCGCCCGCTGGCGCCTTACACCCCGGACAAGGTGCAGGCCGAGGCCACCCGCGCGCCGTCGCATGAGGCGCGCACCAAGGCATTCGGCGGCGAGGACAAGCTGCCCGAGAAGCAGGTACCGAAGCACCTGGCCATCCAGATCAACCAGGCCCTGCACGACCTGTTCGCCAAGTACCCGGAGACGCTGTTGTTCGGCGAGGACGTGGCCCAGAAGGGCGGCGTCTACACGGTCACCAAGGGCCTGCACAAGGCGTTCGGCAACCGCCGCGTGTTCAACACGCTGCTGGACGAAACCATGATCCTGGGCATGGCGCAGGGCTTTGCCAACATGGGCATGCTGCCGATCCCCGAGATCCAGTACCTGGCCTACCTGCACAACGCCATCGACCAGCTGCGCGGCGAGGCCTGCTCGCTGCAGTTCTTCAGCGACGACCAGTTCCGCAACCCGATGGTGGTGCGCATCGCCGGCCTGGGCTACCAGCGCGGTTTCGGCGGGCATTTCCACAACGACAACTCGGTGACCGCGCTGCGCGACATCCCGGGCCTGGTGGTCGGCTGCCCCTCGCGTGGCGACGACGCCGCGATGATGCTGCGCACGCTGGCGGCGCTGGCGAAGGTGGACGGCCGCGTCACCGCCTTCCTCGAACCCATCGCGCTGTACATGACCAAGGACCTGTACGAAGCGGGCGACGGCCAGTGGCTGACCGAGTACCCGGCCCCCGACCAGGCGCTGGTACTGGGCGAGGAGCGCGTCTACAACGCGGATGCCACCGACTGCGTGATCTTCAGTTTCGGCAACGGCATGCCGATGAGCCTGCGCGCGGCGCGCGAGATCGAGAAGAAACACGGCTGGAAGGTGCGCGTGGTCGACCTGCGTTGGTTGGTGCCGCTGAACCATGCGGCCATCGCGAAGCATGCGGGCGAGTGCGACCGCATCATCGTCGTCGATGAAGGCCGCTTCAGCGCCGGCATCGGCGAGGGCGTGATCACCGCGATCACCGAAGCGGGCTTCGGCGGCAAGCCGATCAGGCGCGTGGTCGGTGCGGACACCTACACGCCGCTGGCCGGCGCGGCCTTCCTGGTGATCCCGAAGGATGAGGACATCGTCGCGGCGGCGGCCACGCTGTAA